In Streptomyces ambofaciens ATCC 23877, a single genomic region encodes these proteins:
- a CDS encoding GNAT family N-acetyltransferase, which translates to MGDLEIRPTTEDDIPAVVAMLADDPLGAQRESPDDLSPYLAAFERLSTDPNQHLVVAVRDGHVVGTLQLTIVPGLSRRGATRSIVEGVRVHADERGSGLGTQLIEWAVEESRRQGCQLVQLTSDRSRVDAHRFYERLGFSASHTGFKLPL; encoded by the coding sequence ATGGGAGATCTTGAGATACGGCCCACCACCGAGGACGACATCCCAGCGGTCGTCGCGATGCTCGCCGACGATCCGCTGGGCGCCCAACGCGAGTCACCGGACGACCTGAGCCCTTACCTGGCCGCGTTCGAGCGGCTCAGCACCGACCCAAACCAGCATCTGGTCGTCGCCGTCCGCGACGGTCACGTCGTCGGCACTCTGCAGCTGACGATCGTCCCCGGCTTGTCCCGGCGCGGTGCCACCCGGTCGATCGTCGAAGGGGTGCGTGTCCACGCCGACGAGCGTGGCAGTGGCCTGGGCACACAACTCATCGAGTGGGCCGTCGAGGAGTCCCGTCGCCAGGGGTGCCAGCTGGTGCAGCTCACCTCCGACAGGAGCCGCGTCGACGCCCATCGTTTCTACGAGCGCCTCGGTTTCTCGGCCTCGCACACGGGCTTCAAGCTCCCACTCTGA
- a CDS encoding serine hydrolase domain-containing protein: protein MTTPQEELLPATRRALLHRIAVAQSEGRTPSLVAAVVRDGRAVWHGARSSVDGHGPDENVQYRIGSITKTFTAVLVLRLRDEGVLDLGDALEKHLPGTGAGEATIAELLAHSGGLAAESPAPWWERTPGSLRPELADVLGKQPLVHPVGRRHHYSNPGYTLLGALVEKLRGAPWEDVLRREVLEPLGLDRTTAQPQAPHAGGWAVHPWADVLLPEPAEDLGRMAPAGQLWSTTGDLARFAVFLTRGDDRVLSARSVREMRAPAAPAEAADVVDGAAYGLGLQIQYRDGRLLVGHSGSLPGFLANLTISVEDDVAAVVLTNCTSGPLTAGVGADLVRIVAEAEPRIPEPWRPLPEADAAVLELAGQWYWGTHAFALRLTPDGGVSLEPLSGFGRRSRFRANDDGTWTGLEGYYAGELLRAVRRPDGAVSHLDLGSFVFTRQPYEEGASVPGGVDPEGWRGIG from the coding sequence ATGACGACACCTCAGGAAGAGTTGCTCCCCGCTACCCGCCGGGCGTTGCTGCACCGGATCGCCGTGGCGCAGTCCGAGGGGCGCACGCCGTCGCTCGTCGCGGCGGTCGTCCGGGACGGGCGAGCCGTGTGGCACGGCGCACGGAGCTCGGTCGACGGGCACGGCCCGGACGAGAACGTGCAGTACCGGATCGGCTCCATCACGAAGACGTTCACCGCCGTGCTCGTTCTGCGTCTGCGCGACGAGGGGGTGCTCGACCTCGGGGACGCATTGGAGAAGCATCTGCCCGGTACCGGCGCGGGCGAGGCCACGATCGCCGAGCTGCTGGCGCACTCGGGCGGGCTGGCCGCCGAGTCGCCCGCGCCGTGGTGGGAGCGGACGCCGGGCTCCCTGCGGCCGGAGCTCGCCGATGTGCTGGGCAAGCAGCCCCTCGTGCATCCGGTGGGCCGCCGGCACCACTACTCGAACCCTGGCTACACCCTGCTCGGCGCGCTGGTCGAGAAGCTGCGCGGTGCTCCCTGGGAGGACGTGCTGCGGCGTGAGGTCCTGGAGCCGCTGGGTCTGGACCGTACGACCGCCCAGCCGCAGGCTCCGCACGCCGGTGGCTGGGCGGTGCATCCGTGGGCGGACGTGTTGCTGCCCGAGCCCGCCGAGGATCTCGGGCGAATGGCCCCGGCCGGTCAGCTCTGGTCCACCACCGGGGACCTGGCGCGGTTCGCCGTCTTTCTGACGAGGGGGGACGACCGGGTACTGAGTGCGCGGAGCGTCCGGGAGATGCGGGCGCCGGCGGCACCGGCCGAGGCCGCGGACGTGGTGGACGGCGCGGCCTACGGACTGGGCCTGCAGATCCAGTACCGGGACGGTCGGCTGCTCGTGGGCCACTCCGGGTCCCTGCCGGGCTTCCTGGCCAACCTCACGATCAGCGTGGAGGACGACGTGGCCGCGGTGGTGCTGACCAACTGTACCTCCGGGCCGCTGACGGCCGGGGTCGGTGCCGACCTCGTGCGCATCGTCGCCGAGGCGGAGCCCCGGATCCCCGAACCGTGGCGTCCCCTGCCGGAAGCCGACGCCGCCGTGCTGGAGTTGGCCGGGCAGTGGTACTGGGGAACGCATGCCTTCGCGCTGCGGCTGACGCCCGACGGGGGAGTATCGCTGGAGCCGCTGTCGGGCTTCGGCCGCCGTTCGCGTTTCCGGGCGAACGACGACGGTACGTGGACCGGGCTCGAGGGCTACTACGCCGGGGAACTCCTGCGTGCCGTGCGGCGTCCGGACGGGGCCGTGAGCCATCTGGACCTGGGATCGTTCGTGTTCACGCGTCAGCCGTACGAGGAGGGGGCCTCGGTACCGGGAGGTGTGGACCCGGAGGGGTGGCGGGGGATCGGCTAG